ACTTCCACTTGCGGGTTTTGATGCAGTTATAATGAGAGCTAACCCTCCACTTGATACTTTGGCGTTGAATTTCTTAGACTCAGTACGTGGCGATACATTTATTATGAACGATCTTGACGGCCTGCGTGTTGCTAATAACAAGGTTTATACCGCCTCTTTTCAAGATACCGAAAGTGAGTTTATTCCTGCTACTCACGTCTCAAAAAATCGTGAATACCTAGAGCGGATTTTTGACGAGTCGGAAAGTAATAGAATGATCTTAAAACCTCTAGATGGCTATGGCGGTAGAGGGGTTATTGTGCTTGAGAAAAATGCACGGCAAAGCTTCAGATCATTACTCGATTTCTATATCGGAGGTGACGAGCATGGTAAAGGCAGTAACTACGTTATTTTGCAAGATTATGTACATGGTGCAGAAGAAGGCGATGTTCGAATTCTAATGCTTAATGGCGAGCCTATAGGTGCAATGAAGCGTATACCAGCTTCAAATGATATGCGTTCGAATGTTCATGCGGGTGGTAGTGTTGTTAAACATAAACTCACTGCACAAGAAAAAAAATTATGCAAATACATTGGCCCTAAATTAGTGCGAGATGGTCTTTATTTTACTGGGGTAGACGTTATTGGCGGAAAGCTCATTGAAGTTAATGTGTTAAGCCCAGGCGGCATTGTTCGTATTAACAAGTTAAATAGGGTGAAACTTCAAGTTCAGGTTATTGATTTTGTAGAAAGTGTAGTACAGGCAAAAGAGCTCGTAATGAATCGCAAAACAGAGTTTAGAAAGGTCATTGAAGATGCAAACGCTATCTGAGAAAGAGTGTATCCAACTCATCAAGAAACGAGAGTGTTTTCATGCAGAAGTGAATGATGGCTCATTTATCGTCAAAATTGACGAATATACTCCACTAATTTGTGCTGCGATCCACAATGGACATCGACTTCGTTCAGAATTAGGTAAATCGTTCTTGCTATCAAAGCAAGAACGATTTTATGAAGAAGATCCATACACAGATGAGTTGATTTCTTCTTTTCCAATTCAGCTTATTGGTAATGATTCTCGTTTTGAGTACGATCTAAACCGTGCAAAAACACTTTCTACTTATTTTAAAACTGCATGGGATAAGCAAGTATGGCAAAAGCCATTAACGCAAAAGCAACGTACTATTAGTCATGATAAGCATGAGTCATTCTATAACGTGCTTGAAGCGATAGTCGCTGCCATAGAAAAGCAGTTTGGCAATGCCATTATTTTTGATATTCACTCATACAATTACAAGCGCATAGAAAAAGATACACCAACCTTCAATATTGGTGCAGGACAAATTGATGTTGAGCGTTGGGGTAAAGTTATCAGTCAATTCGAGCGTCAACTAAACAAAATTGAATTACCGAATGTTGAAGTAAGAGCTGCAACTGATGAAGTTTTTCATGGTAGAGGGTATTTAATTTCACATATCAATGCGCACTTTGACAATACAATTGTGCTACCAACAGAAGTAAAAAAAGTGTTTATGGACGAAACTTCTGGACAAGTATACCCGCTAGTACTCGATAATCTTAAATCTGGCTTTAAGAATGCTATCAGTGAAACCGCAGCGTTTTTCATGCGTCGTTACACTAAGAAAACCCGTACCCAAAAAGCGGACATCCTTTCTTCAAATATTAGTCCAGAAGTCATCGAATTAGATAAAAAGCTGTTTTCACTGTGTAAAAGTGTTGAAACGCTTAATTTTATTAACCCGGTTAATTTATCTAGTCAGAAGAATCGTTTCCTAAAAAGAAACAGTTATTTAGCACCTAACTTTAACTACAAGCAGTTAAACTTAAATCCATATAAGTTTCGAGAGAACCTTTATAAGTTACCGGTTGACGATATTTTCGATGCTGGGATTGCAACGCTATATCGCCACGTTATTGACAACTTGGCCAGTAAAATTGACTTGTTAACTTCTATAGGTACGGATGAGTTTGTTTATAACTCGCTTAAATATTATGGTGAGCCAAGCCATACAGACATTGCCAATGCCCGCTTTATTTTACATTTAAACGACGATGAATTTTTTGAACCTGATGTTTACCTTAATGCCGATGAGGCGATCGAATACTTTAGGTTTCAAGCTCAAGAATGGGGGCTAAAATGTAAGGTTGAAAAGTCAGCCAAAATAGTTGCTAAAGCAATGGTAAATAATGAGAAAGCGCTATTGCTTATTAATAAGGAAGCCAAGTTTACAGAAAAAGAGTTACATGCCTTTGCTTATCACGAGCTTGGTATTCATATGCTAACCACTATTAATGCCAAAAAACACCCTCTAAAAGTGTTTAGTTTGGGCTTAACCGGTAATACTCATACGCAAGAAGGCATCGCGCTTTACAGTGAATATTGCTCTGGTAGTTTAACAATTCAACGCCTTAAAATTATTGCTCTTAGGGTTATTGCCGTTCAGTACATGCTAGAGCATGGCGACTTTGTGAAAACCTATCACGCTTTGATGAATGAATTTTCATTAGATAAGGAGTTCGCTTTTACGCTAACTACTCGTGTTTACCGAGGTGGTGGCTTTACTAAAGATTATTTATACTTAACAGGCTTTAGGGACATATTAAACCTTGCTAAAGAAACGTCGATTGATAATTTGTTGGTGGGTAAAACGGGTTTGTTAGACTTTGACGTTATCTCTGAAATGGTAGAGCGTGGTCTGTTAAATAGACCTGTGCCGTTATTTGATACTTCGTACACGTCATCAGGTGACAAAGTATTAGACTTTATTGTTAACTCAATAAAATAATATAAAGCGTCAATCGGAAAAGGAAAGCTTTTAGCTTTTTTATCTGTCTATCATGAGTCAGTCATTACCACTGTGTAACCTGTTTTGATTGGTTCTAAGCAATGGAGTTACTTTGAAGTATTTTGCTTACGACTCAAATATGTCGCTTGAGCGGTTTAAAAAAAGAGTGCACAAGGTAGATCGTCTTGGTACGCTCCAATTATTTAATCACCAACTAAGTTTTCATAAAAAAATTAGTAACTGGTTTTGAGCACTCATATTAACTGAGAAAACAAGTTTTAGTAAAGTAAATGAGATTGACTGACACAAGTGTGTTACATTGATGGCAGTTATCATCAATTAACAACAAATGTTCAATTGCCTATATATTTGATGTTATAAATACTACCTATTAATAATTTCAGCATAAAACGAGCTAATCCCGATAACAATATCGACAAATTGTTCTCTCTTTTAGATTAAATTCACGTAATCATACATTTAATTTAAATGAGAATTTTATGTTACCTGTAAAAAATCCATGCCTCAAACCTATTGAGACACCTTCGATATTATCACTTGCCTTTGACCCTCCGAATATCTGTTCTTTAGTCGGTCTTTTCTTTGCGTTATTAGCGTTATTTTTTGCCTTAGTCGGAAATTATCCTGCCGCAATGATAGGGTTAATTTGGGCCGTATTCTTTGATTGGAATGATGGCAAAATCGCGAGAATAATGAAAAGTAGAACGGCTATCCAAGGTCAAATTGGAGGGCAAGTCGATTCCCTTATCGATATTGTGAGCTTTGGAGTTTGTCCTGCTGTGATTTTATTGAGTTACGGACATTATGATCCGATGTTATTCCCTGGTGCTTTTTTAATTGTTGCAGCAGGGGTATTACGGTTAAGTTATTTCAACGTTTTCGGCTTGTCTGGCGAATCTGCTTACAAAGGACTTGCATATGATAACAATGCCATCATTCTTGTATTTGTTTTTTTATTCGAAAGTATTATGACTACAGCCGCTTTCACCGTCGTGCTTTATACCACTCTCGTTGCATTATCAGTTTTAAATGTAGCCCCTATAAGAACACCTAAGCTTAATGGTGGAGTTTGGTATTATGTTCTTGCTTTATACACTCTTGCTATAACGCTTGCATACGGCTGGTTGTTATTTTCGAACGTTTGAAGGTTATAACGTTATTTACCTCAATAACTCTATAAGTATTATATCTAGAACATGATGAATGCTGGTTTTTGGTCAGTGAAGTTCAGGTCAGCAGAGTAAATTCGGTTTTCTCATTGATGTTTTTGTAAAAATGTAATAAAAACAGTGGCTTGTGTTGTTCTAATGAGGCTGTTTTGTTGTAAAAAATTTAATGGAATGAATAATAAAAATTCTTTTGTTATTCATTCCATGATTGGAGAACAAAATGAAAAAAGTATATACAAGTGGAGTATTTGATTTATTTCATGTCGGTCACGTGTCAGTACTCAATAAAGCCAAACAATTTGGTGACTATTTGATTGTTGGCGTACATTCCGATGAAGATGTTAAGTCTTATAAACGAATCCCTGTTATTTCTTGCGAACAACGTTGTGAAATTATTAGGAATATCAAGTGTGTTGATGAGGTGATCATTGCACCGCTAACCCCTAATATTGATGCTAGTTTTTATGAATTGAATGAAATTGATATCCATGTTGCAGGTGATAATATGCAGCATATGTATGAACTACCTAATAAAATGGGGATCATGCGTTATGTTACAAGAAATTCAGAAACAAGTTCAACAGCTATAAATAATAAGCTTGATAAGCTCAAAGAGGTAATTGCACCTCCGCAATTTAGTTATTGGTCATAACTCTTTTTCGAAAGAGTAAGTATTAGTCAATGTAAATGTATAAGGTCGATCAAAAATAGAACTCATAGCTCAGGTTGTTAACATATACGTTCACGAGAGTTTCAACGTTTCTACATTTTGAATCGACCAGATTTTCCTAGACACAAATAAGTTGCAAACTTTGTGTACTAGGAGGATGAATGAACGCTAAAATATTTTCCCGAAGAACTTAAAATACAAGCAGTTAAACAAGTTACTGAAAAACGCCATTTCGTCGCAAGTGTTGCTGAGCATCTAGATATCTCGACATACAGTTTTTACATCTGGTTAAAGCGCTATGGCACTAACAGCGATCACTATCAAGAATTATCCGAGCATGAGAAGCGCATTCGAGAGCTTGAAAAAGAATTGAAGCGCAATCAGCAAGAAGGTGACCTATTAAAGGAAGTCGCCGCGTACTTTGCGGACGAGTTAAAAAATTCTTCAAAACTTAAAATATCCGTTTTAATTTCTTCTTGTGATAAATGAATTGGCTCCCCATTGGTTGACAACATTACGTTTGGGTAAAAAAGAGCTAAACTATCCTATTCCTTCCGTTTTTTTGGCTGAATGAAATGGCAACATATGAAAATAACTGGTTCCAGTGAAAACAATACTTAGTCGGCTAGATGAATATTCTAGGTCTTTCGTTGTGCTTATCTGTTTTTTGGTTACGTTATCTATCGTACTACTAGGATTTTTTGTGAATCATTTTGCAATGATAGAGCCGTTACTTTTAATACCTATCGTAGTCCTTAGCTGGTACGGTAGTCGAGTAGCAGGCATCATATTGTCTGTTTTTATTGTTTCTATAACTTTGTTTATAAATGTAATAGCGATAGACTCGTTCACTTTTTCGGGAGAATCAATTATTTATGTATTATTAAGACTGACCACTTATATTTTAGTATCACTATTAGTTATTAACTATAGACGAGTCCATAATTCAGAGTTTGTTATGGCTAGTACTGACAGTTTAACTGGGCTTTCAAATTCTAGGAGCTTTTATCTAGATTTAGCTAATGAAATTCTCCGTTCAATCAGATATAAGCATGTGTTTTCTCTGTCTTATATCGATATCGATAACTTTAAAAAAATCAATGATTCGATAGGGCATTTAAAGGGGGATGAATTGCTTATTTCTGTAGCGAATTGCTTAGTGTCTAGCTTACGAAAAACAGATATTATCGCTAGATTGGGAGGTGATGAATTTTCAGTCATATTTCCCGAAACTAGCCAAGCAGAAGTAAAAAGTGCATTTGCCAAAGCGAGTGAAGAGCTAAGAACAAAAATGCTTAGCAAAGGATGGAATGTGAGCTTTAGTGTGGGTATTGTCACTTTTGAAACGTTACCTACGGATTTAAAAGAAGCGATGAAAATCGCAGATGAATTAATGTACAGTGTTAAAAATAATAAAAAAAATGATGTTGCCTATGAAATATGGCAAGGAAAACTCAAATAATCTCGAGAAGGGTAAGATATCCCCCGAAATAAGCTTAAGTTTTAAGTTGAGTTTCATTTTTTAATGGTTGTTATACCATTATAGAAATTAATTTTATTCTGTTTTATCCTTAAACTCACACAAATCTTCAATGATACATGAACCACATTTTGGTTTACGGGCAACACAAATATAACGACCATGAAGAATTAGCCAGTGGCGAACATCCACTTTAAATTCTGCAGGTACTACTTTTAAAAGTTTTTGCTTAACTTCTAATACAT
This window of the Thalassotalea atypica genome carries:
- a CDS encoding CDP-alcohol phosphatidyltransferase family protein, whose protein sequence is MLPVKNPCLKPIETPSILSLAFDPPNICSLVGLFFALLALFFALVGNYPAAMIGLIWAVFFDWNDGKIARIMKSRTAIQGQIGGQVDSLIDIVSFGVCPAVILLSYGHYDPMLFPGAFLIVAAGVLRLSYFNVFGLSGESAYKGLAYDNNAIILVFVFLFESIMTTAAFTVVLYTTLVALSVLNVAPIRTPKLNGGVWYYVLALYTLAITLAYGWLLFSNV
- the gshB gene encoding glutathione synthase — its product is MKICFIMYPWERIEPETDSTLRLIHECVKRGHTVALSTVNNLTIRDSVASAFCDVFTKETKYSDNVPSFYKTADFKRAQLPLAGFDAVIMRANPPLDTLALNFLDSVRGDTFIMNDLDGLRVANNKVYTASFQDTESEFIPATHVSKNREYLERIFDESESNRMILKPLDGYGGRGVIVLEKNARQSFRSLLDFYIGGDEHGKGSNYVILQDYVHGAEEGDVRILMLNGEPIGAMKRIPASNDMRSNVHAGGSVVKHKLTAQEKKLCKYIGPKLVRDGLYFTGVDVIGGKLIEVNVLSPGGIVRINKLNRVKLQVQVIDFVESVVQAKELVMNRKTEFRKVIEDANAI
- a CDS encoding GGDEF domain-containing protein, giving the protein MNHFAMIEPLLLIPIVVLSWYGSRVAGIILSVFIVSITLFINVIAIDSFTFSGESIIYVLLRLTTYILVSLLVINYRRVHNSEFVMASTDSLTGLSNSRSFYLDLANEILRSIRYKHVFSLSYIDIDNFKKINDSIGHLKGDELLISVANCLVSSLRKTDIIARLGGDEFSVIFPETSQAEVKSAFAKASEELRTKMLSKGWNVSFSVGIVTFETLPTDLKEAMKIADELMYSVKNNKKNDVAYEIWQGKLK
- a CDS encoding adenylyltransferase/cytidyltransferase family protein, which encodes MKKVYTSGVFDLFHVGHVSVLNKAKQFGDYLIVGVHSDEDVKSYKRIPVISCEQRCEIIRNIKCVDEVIIAPLTPNIDASFYELNEIDIHVAGDNMQHMYELPNKMGIMRYVTRNSETSSTAINNKLDKLKEVIAPPQFSYWS
- a CDS encoding flavohemoglobin expression-modulating QEGLA motif protein, which gives rise to MQTLSEKECIQLIKKRECFHAEVNDGSFIVKIDEYTPLICAAIHNGHRLRSELGKSFLLSKQERFYEEDPYTDELISSFPIQLIGNDSRFEYDLNRAKTLSTYFKTAWDKQVWQKPLTQKQRTISHDKHESFYNVLEAIVAAIEKQFGNAIIFDIHSYNYKRIEKDTPTFNIGAGQIDVERWGKVISQFERQLNKIELPNVEVRAATDEVFHGRGYLISHINAHFDNTIVLPTEVKKVFMDETSGQVYPLVLDNLKSGFKNAISETAAFFMRRYTKKTRTQKADILSSNISPEVIELDKKLFSLCKSVETLNFINPVNLSSQKNRFLKRNSYLAPNFNYKQLNLNPYKFRENLYKLPVDDIFDAGIATLYRHVIDNLASKIDLLTSIGTDEFVYNSLKYYGEPSHTDIANARFILHLNDDEFFEPDVYLNADEAIEYFRFQAQEWGLKCKVEKSAKIVAKAMVNNEKALLLINKEAKFTEKELHAFAYHELGIHMLTTINAKKHPLKVFSLGLTGNTHTQEGIALYSEYCSGSLTIQRLKIIALRVIAVQYMLEHGDFVKTYHALMNEFSLDKEFAFTLTTRVYRGGGFTKDYLYLTGFRDILNLAKETSIDNLLVGKTGLLDFDVISEMVERGLLNRPVPLFDTSYTSSGDKVLDFIVNSIK